Proteins encoded together in one Lathyrus oleraceus cultivar Zhongwan6 chromosome 5, CAAS_Psat_ZW6_1.0, whole genome shotgun sequence window:
- the LOC127080388 gene encoding uncharacterized mitochondrial protein AtMg00810-like → MEYGVYFMHTSKGNIILVCLYVDDILLTGSCSYEIIKFNKVLMNEFEITDMGSMVYFLGMEIMYSKKGIILHELKYELELLKRFELTNCQTAITPSETNHKLDSDAEGDDVDATTFKQLVVSLRHLYNIIPNICYAVGIVSRFMNKPKWSHYQAVVRIMRYTKGTLKYEVLFPSSVKSES, encoded by the coding sequence atggagtatggtgtttatTTTATGCATACTTCTAAAGGCAATATCATTTtggtgtgtctctatgttgatgacatattgctgACAGGAAGTTGTTCATATGAGATAATAAAGTTCAATAAGgtgttgatgaatgagtttgagataaCTGATATGGGAAGTATGGtatattttctagggatggagatTATGTACTCTAAGAAGGGTATCATTTTGCATGAGCTAAAGTATGAACTTGAACTTCTGAAAAGATTCGAGCTGACAAATTGCCAGACTGCAATCACACCTAGTGAAACGAATCATAAGTTGGACTCTGATGCCGagggtgatgatgtagatgctacaacttTTAAACAGTTGGTTGTCTCATTGAGACATCTCTATAACATCATACCTAACATATGTTATGCAGTTGGAATTGTAAGTAGGTTTATGAACAAACCAAAGTGGTCACATTATCAAGCTGTTGTAAGGATTATGAGGTATACTAAGGGGACTTTGAAGTATGAAGTGTTATTCCCTTCTAGTGTTAAGTCTGAATCATAA
- the LOC127080389 gene encoding uncharacterized protein LOC127080389, which yields MVFVLKIWRHYLYGSRFEVFSNHKSLKYLFNQKELNMRQRRWLEFLKDYDFGLNHHSGKANVVVDALNQKSLHMSALMIRELDLIEQFRYLSMVCELITGSVMLDMLKVNSVFLNEIRENQKLDVKLVDLLSSMNPNEESDFKMDAHGVLRFRGRVCVLNNSELKRMILSKDIEAV from the coding sequence ATGgtatttgtgttgaaaatttGGAGGCACTATCTTTATGGTTCAAGATTCGAAGTGTTTAGCaaccataagagtttaaagtatttgtttaACCAAAAggagttgaatatgaggcagagaagatggttGGAATTTCTGAAGGACTACGATTTTGGCTTAAATCATCATTCAGGTAAAGCTAATGTTGTGGTTGATGCTTTGAATCaaaagtctctacatatgtcgGCGTTGATGATTAGAGAGTTGGATCTCATTGAGCAGTTTAGATATTTGAGTATGGTTTGTGAATTGATAACTGGAAGTGTGATGCTAGATATGTTGAAGGTGAATAGTGTGTTCCTTAATGAAATTAGGGAGAACCAAAAGCTAGATGTGAAACTGGTGGATTTATTGTCTTCAATGAACCCAAACGAAGAAAGTGACTTTAAAATGGATGCGCATGGAGTGCTGAGGTTTCGAGGTAGAGTATGTGTGCTTAACAATTCTGAGCTGAAGAGGATGATTTTATCAAAAGACATAGAAGCAGTATGA